The sequence ATTTCATTAAGGAGATCCGGGAAAGGTACAAAAACATCTCCCTCGATGACACGGGAAGTCTCCATAACCAGACCTACATCTTTGCCAACCAGTTTCAGTCGATGATCGAGCTTGCCCTTGTGATGACCAAAGGGGCCCTGCTTCGTGATGAGTTTCGCGGGTCCCATTTCAAACCAGAGTTTTCTGAACGAGATGACCAAAACTGGCTCAAGACAACCATCGCCTCCTACAATCCTAACAGCGACGAGCCAGAAATCACCTACGAACCAGTTGACACCCCCTACCTTAAACCGATACAAAGAGATTATACCAAAGCAAAGCGGATCAAACCCCAGCTGGAGAACATCCCTACAAACATAGAACTCCCAATATGAACCTATCTCCAAACTCTAACATCCTTTCTTTCCATGATTTCTGCATCTTTTTGGAAACTGATTTTTCACCCTTGTCTTTTAGACAATGTGTTCAAATCAGTTTCGAAAAATCTGCTAGAAATCAGTTGAAAATCAAGAATATTATAATTTGTAGATAGGTTCATTGAATGGAAACCTTCATCCTAAAGATCTATCGGGGAAAGCCCAATCACCAATACTGGGAAGAGTTTGAGCTCGAGCTTGTTCCCTACATCAACGTCATCTCTGCCCTGATGGAAATTCAAAAGAACCCGATCAACCGAAAAGGGGAAAAGGTGACCCCCGTCACCTGGGAACAAGGATGTCTCGAAGAGGTCTGCGGCTCCTGCTCGATGCTTATCAACGGCCGTCCTCGCCAAGCCTGCACCGCCATCGTTGAGCCGATCCTTAAGAAAACCGGAAGCCGAACCATTACCCTCGCCCCCTTTACCAAGTTTCCCCTTGTAAGAGATCTTGTTGTCAACCGCAGCGCGATGTTCGAAAACCTCAAAAAAACAAACTCATGGATCTCTGCCGATGGCTCTTTTGTCGGAGGCTTTGGTCCCAAGATCAGCCAAGAAAGACAAGAAGTGATGTATACCC is a genomic window of Candidatus Neptunochlamydia vexilliferae containing:
- the sdhB gene encoding succinate dehydrogenase iron-sulfur subunit, which produces METFILKIYRGKPNHQYWEEFELELVPYINVISALMEIQKNPINRKGEKVTPVTWEQGCLEEVCGSCSMLINGRPRQACTAIVEPILKKTGSRTITLAPFTKFPLVRDLVVNRSAMFENLKKTNSWISADGSFVGGFGPKISQERQEVMYTLSTCMTCGCCSEACPQVNNRSTFMGPAPISQVRLFNLNPAGEMEKATRLHTLMQEGGISECGNAQNCVQVCPKEIPLTESIADTGREVSKQALKDIFGISK